A single Cupriavidus sp. D39 DNA region contains:
- the tam gene encoding trans-aconitate 2-methyltransferase, with protein sequence MTWSAKQYVKFENERTRPVRDLLAAVPGREPRIAVDIGCGPGNSTEVLAACFPGASVTGLDSSADMVEAARKRLPALKFEVSSIETWYDPGPYDVILANAVLQWLPDHGRLLPALAAKLAPGGSLAIQVPDTLDTPAHRLMREVAANGPWAGKLAAASQARTGLQGAGWYYELLRAHCSTVDVWHTTYHHALAGGPAAIVEWFKGTGLRPFLDPLDEAERAAYLERYTAAVARAYPPMADGSVLLPFPRFFIVATR encoded by the coding sequence ATGACTTGGTCAGCCAAGCAATACGTGAAATTCGAGAACGAGCGTACCCGCCCGGTACGCGACCTGCTGGCCGCGGTGCCGGGACGCGAGCCGCGCATTGCGGTGGACATCGGCTGCGGCCCGGGCAACTCGACCGAGGTGCTGGCCGCCTGCTTTCCCGGCGCGAGCGTGACCGGGCTGGACAGCTCGGCCGACATGGTCGAAGCCGCGCGCAAGCGGCTGCCGGCATTGAAGTTCGAGGTGAGCAGCATCGAAACCTGGTATGACCCGGGCCCCTACGATGTGATCCTCGCCAATGCCGTGCTGCAATGGCTGCCCGACCACGGCCGCCTGCTGCCCGCGCTGGCCGCCAAGTTGGCGCCCGGCGGCAGCCTTGCCATCCAGGTGCCCGACACGCTGGACACGCCCGCGCACCGCCTGATGCGCGAGGTCGCCGCCAATGGCCCGTGGGCCGGCAAGCTGGCCGCGGCCTCGCAGGCGCGCACCGGGTTGCAGGGCGCTGGCTGGTATTACGAACTGCTGCGCGCGCATTGCAGTACGGTCGATGTCTGGCACACCACCTACCACCACGCGCTGGCCGGCGGCCCCGCCGCCATTGTCGAGTGGTTCAAGGGCACCGGCCTGCGCCCCTTCCTCGACCCGCTGGACGAAGCCGAGCGCGCGGCGTACCTGGAGCGCTATACGGCGGCGGTGGCGCGCGCCTATCCGCCGATGGCGGACGGCAGCGTGCTGCTGCCGTTCCCGAGGTTCTTCATCGTGGCGACGCGCTGA
- a CDS encoding LysR family transcriptional regulator, whose protein sequence is MIELRRLRAFVVLAEEGHVTRAAERLGMQQPPLTRLLRGLEEELGVLLMRRLPRGVRPTEAGLALLEEARAVLARAEGVADVVRRAAAGEQGRLAVGFTSSAALHPLCPPCCAGFARACRALR, encoded by the coding sequence ATGATAGAGCTACGCCGGCTGCGCGCCTTCGTCGTGCTGGCCGAAGAAGGCCACGTCACCCGCGCCGCCGAGCGCCTCGGCATGCAGCAGCCGCCGCTCACGCGCCTGCTGCGCGGGCTGGAAGAGGAACTGGGCGTTTTGCTGATGCGCCGCCTGCCGCGCGGCGTGCGCCCGACAGAGGCCGGCCTGGCGTTGCTGGAAGAGGCCCGCGCCGTGCTGGCCCGTGCCGAAGGCGTGGCCGACGTGGTGCGCCGCGCCGCGGCCGGGGAGCAAGGGCGGCTGGCGGTGGGCTTTACCAGCTCCGCCGCCCTGCACCCCTTGTGCCCGCCGTGCTGCGCCGGTTTCGCGAGAGCGTGCCGGGCGTTGCGGTGA
- a CDS encoding LysR substrate-binding domain-containing protein, protein MLRRFRESVPGVAVTLEEAGTSELVDAILHERLDAAFVRSPVGSTAGLVLDAVLEEPMLAALPAGHPLAAQAGALPLAALAREPFILYRRPAGPGLYDAILTACRAAGFSPLVAQEAPRLPATLSLVAAGLGVSVVPASMHRLGGEDIVYRPLGESPPLTAPLHLALRHGMLPAAVVRFRAMVREMVAAAAEAPNAPNAPNARGT, encoded by the coding sequence GTGCTGCGCCGGTTTCGCGAGAGCGTGCCGGGCGTTGCGGTGACGCTGGAGGAAGCCGGCACCAGCGAGCTGGTGGACGCGATCCTGCACGAGCGGCTGGACGCCGCCTTCGTACGCTCGCCGGTGGGCAGCACCGCCGGGCTGGTGCTCGATGCCGTGCTGGAGGAGCCGATGCTGGCGGCGCTGCCGGCAGGGCATCCGCTGGCGGCGCAGGCTGGCGCACTGCCGCTGGCCGCGCTGGCGCGCGAGCCCTTCATCCTCTACCGCCGCCCCGCCGGGCCCGGCCTGTATGACGCGATCCTGACGGCCTGCCGCGCCGCAGGCTTCAGCCCGCTGGTGGCGCAGGAAGCGCCGCGCCTGCCGGCCACGCTCAGCCTGGTGGCGGCGGGCCTTGGCGTGTCCGTGGTGCCCGCGTCCATGCACCGCCTGGGTGGCGAGGACATCGTCTATCGCCCGCTGGGCGAGAGCCCGCCGCTGACCGCGCCCCTGCACCTGGCGCTGCGCCACGGCATGCTGCCGGCGGCCGTGGTCCGCTTTCGCGCAATGGTGCGCGAGATGGTGGCTGCTGCGGCTGAAGCACCCAATGCACCCAATGCGCCCAACGCACGCGGGACGTGA
- a CDS encoding glycerate kinase, with amino-acid sequence MTSEMALKTVPARGLRVLLAPDSFKGSLDAPAAARHMAEGIRNALPDARVTQVPIADGGEGTAAVVAAACGGCWHAVDVTDANGQLVRMPFAACESAALGAFAIFDVAAVAGLPDAMAAPGARTTRGVGQAIRGIAAQGFATIVVGLGGSSTNDAGAGLLAELALDFLDAAGGRIDPVLDNLASIRSLRPRADAGRWQAPRLVALTDVTSPLCGRLGASMIFGAQKGVTDLAQADEVLGEFAARCELALGRHAAQAQGAGAAGGLGFALRLLGAQLLPGGSFILDAAGLATVAGYDWILTGEGRSDRQTLLGKGPALIAALGRRHGVPVTLLSGRLPMARCCARRSTAASRCRPVLRRWPGRSRRAGHCWKRPPRSWHGSMRPRAVPFRRTTSRMPRPAPQPQRHAVPPVRRSAATMPRACSRPARHGAPPHSPHLPYSPRLPRPGCPA; translated from the coding sequence GTGACCAGCGAGATGGCGTTGAAGACCGTGCCTGCGCGCGGGCTGCGCGTGCTGCTGGCGCCCGACTCGTTCAAAGGCAGCCTGGATGCGCCGGCGGCGGCCCGGCATATGGCCGAGGGCATCCGCAATGCGCTGCCGGATGCCCGGGTGACGCAGGTACCCATTGCCGATGGCGGCGAAGGCACGGCTGCCGTGGTGGCCGCGGCATGCGGCGGGTGCTGGCATGCGGTGGACGTGACGGATGCCAACGGCCAGCTTGTGCGCATGCCGTTTGCCGCATGCGAGAGCGCGGCGCTTGGCGCCTTCGCGATCTTCGATGTGGCGGCGGTGGCCGGCCTGCCCGACGCGATGGCCGCGCCCGGCGCGCGCACCACGCGCGGGGTAGGGCAGGCCATACGCGGGATTGCCGCGCAGGGCTTCGCCACCATCGTGGTTGGCCTGGGCGGCTCGTCCACCAACGATGCCGGCGCCGGCCTGCTGGCGGAGCTGGCGCTCGATTTCCTCGATGCGGCGGGCGGGCGCATCGACCCGGTGCTCGACAATCTTGCGTCGATCCGCAGCCTGCGCCCACGCGCTGATGCGGGCCGGTGGCAAGCGCCGCGCCTGGTGGCGCTCACCGATGTCACCAGCCCTTTGTGCGGGCGGCTTGGCGCCAGCATGATCTTTGGCGCGCAAAAGGGCGTGACGGATCTCGCGCAAGCGGATGAGGTGCTGGGGGAGTTCGCGGCGCGCTGCGAGCTGGCGCTCGGTCGCCATGCAGCGCAAGCGCAGGGCGCGGGCGCCGCGGGCGGGCTGGGCTTTGCCCTGCGGTTGCTTGGCGCGCAATTGCTGCCGGGCGGCAGCTTTATCCTCGACGCCGCCGGGTTGGCGACGGTGGCCGGGTACGACTGGATCCTGACCGGCGAAGGCCGCTCGGATCGCCAGACCTTGCTTGGCAAGGGCCCGGCGCTGATCGCGGCGCTGGGCCGCCGGCACGGCGTGCCGGTGACCTTGCTATCGGGGAGATTGCCGATGGCGCGCTGCTGCGCGAGGCGTTCGACGGCTGCTTCTCGGTGCAGGCCGGTCCTGCGTCGCTGGCCTGGTCGATCGCGCAGGGCGGGGCACTGCTGGAAGCGGCCGCCGCGCAGCTGGCACGGCTCTATGCGGCCGCGCGCCGTTCCGTTTAGAAGGACGACCAGTCGGATGCCGAGGCCGGCGCCGCAGCCGCAACGGCACGCGGTGCCACCGGTGCGGCGCAGCGCGGCGACGATGCCGCGGGCCTGCTCACGGCCCGCACGGCACGGGGCGCCGCCGCACTCGCCGCACTTGCCGTACTCGCCGCGCTTGCCACGCCCTGGTTGCCCAGCCTGA
- a CDS encoding VOC family protein, giving the protein MIDHLDHLVLTSTDAGATIDFYTRVLGMQLEAFGENRVAFRFGNQKINLHVRGREFEPKAHLPVPGALDLCFIASIPLDAVIERLRASDWPIVAGPVARTGATQKIRSVYVRDPDLNLIEISELAAP; this is encoded by the coding sequence ATGATTGACCACCTCGACCACCTGGTGCTGACCAGCACGGATGCCGGCGCCACCATTGATTTCTATACGCGCGTGCTCGGCATGCAGCTGGAAGCCTTCGGCGAGAACCGTGTGGCGTTTCGCTTCGGCAACCAGAAGATCAACCTGCACGTGCGGGGCAGGGAGTTCGAGCCCAAGGCGCACCTGCCGGTGCCCGGCGCGCTGGACCTATGCTTTATCGCATCGATCCCGCTCGATGCCGTGATCGAGCGGCTGCGGGCATCCGACTGGCCCATCGTTGCGGGGCCGGTCGCGCGGACCGGTGCCACGCAGAAGATCCGCTCCGTCTACGTGCGCGATCCGGACCTGAACCTGATCGAGATCTCCGAGCTGGCCGCGCCGTGA